Proteins co-encoded in one Xiphophorus couchianus chromosome 3, X_couchianus-1.0, whole genome shotgun sequence genomic window:
- the LOC114138503 gene encoding tripartite motif-containing protein 16-like, with the protein MEQLDRETFSCSICLDLLKDPVAIPCGHSYCMNCITNFWDEGEKNKNYHCPQCRKTFTQRPDLQKNTMLAALVEQLKKTELQAAPADLHYAGPEDVACDSCTGRKLKAIKSCLFCLASFCEKHLQPHHDVAPFNKHKLVEPSKNLQENICSCHDEVMKMFCRTDQKCICYLCSVDEHKGHDTAAAERTERQRELEERRGEIQQMIQDQEKNVKLLQQEVEAINHSAEKTVEDSEKIFTELIRLLQKRSSEVKQQIKSQQETEVSRVKDLQEKLEQEITELKRKDAELEQLSHTEDHNQFLLNYPSLPALSESTHSSRINIRPLRHFEDVTAAVSELTEKLQDILRYSWTNISVTITDVDVLLSEPEPKSRAGFLRYSCEITLDPNTAHTQLLLSEGNRKVTTMNQDQSYFSHPDRFTYWFQVLSRESLTGCCYWEVEWRGKQVYIAVAYKNFSRVGNGNECGFGRNDKSWALECYQNSIKFGHNNIWTSISGPGSSRIGVYLNHRAGILSFYSVSETMTLLHRVQTRFTQPLLAGVTFCYFGNSAEFFKPK; encoded by the coding sequence ATGGAGCAGCTGGACCGAGAAACCTTCTCCTGTTCCATCTGTCTGGATCTACTGAAGGATCCGGTGGCTATTCCCTGTGGACACAGCTACTGTATGAACTGTATTACAAACTTCTGGGAtgaaggtgagaaaaacaaaaactaccaCTGTCCTCAGTGCAGGAAAACCTTCACACAGAGGCCtgacctgcagaaaaacaccatGTTAGCAGCTTTagtggagcagctgaagaagactGAACTCCAAGCTGCTCCTGCTGATCTCCACTATGCTGGACCTGAAGATGTGGCCTGTGATTCCTgcactggaagaaaactgaaagccatCAAGTCCTGTTTATTCTGTCTGGCCTCTTTCTGTGAGAAACACCTCCAGCCTCATCATGATGTGGCtccatttaacaaacacaagCTGGTGGAGCCCTCCAAGAACCTCCAGGAGAACATCTGCTCTTGTCAtgatgaggtgatgaagatgttCTGCCGCACTGATCAGAAGTGTATCTGTTATCTCTGCTCTGTGGATGAACATAAAGGCCATgacacagctgcagcagaaaggactgagaggcagagagagctggaggagagacgAGGAGAAATCCAGCAAATGATCCAGGACCAGGAGAAAaatgtgaagctgcttcaacaggaggtggaggccatcaATCACTCTGCTGAGaaaacagtggaggacagtgagaagatcttcactgagctgatccgtctcctccagaaaagaagctctgaggtgaagcagcagatcaaatcccagcaggaaactgaagtgagtcgagtcaaagaccttcaggagaagctggagcaggagatcactgagctgaagaggaaagacgctgagctggagcagctctcacacacagaggatcacaaccagtttctcctcaactacccctcactgccagcactcagtgagtctacacactcatccaggatcaacatccgtcctctgagacactttgaggacgtGACAGCAGCTGTTTCAGAGCTCACAGAGAAACTACAGGACATCCTGAGATACTCATGGACAAACATCTCAGTGACAATCACTGATGTGGATGTTCtactgtcagaaccagaaccaaagagcaGAGCTGGATTCTTAAGATATTCATGTGAAATCACACTGGATCCAAatacagcacacacacagctgttaCTATCAGAGGGAAACAGGAAGGTGACAACAATGAATCAGGATCAGTCTTATTTTAGTCACCCAGACAGATTTACTTATTGGTTTCAGGTTCTGAGTAGAGAGAGTCTGACTGGATgttgttactgggaggtggagtggAGAGGGAAACAAGTTTATATAGCAGTGGCATACAAGAACTTCAGCAGAGTAGGAAATGGGAATGAATGTGGATTTGGACGTAATGACAAATCTTGGGCCTTAGAGTGTTACCAAAACAGTATTAAATTTGGTCACAACAATATCTGGACCTCCATCTCAGGTCCTGGTTCCTCCAGAATAGGAGTGTATCTGAATCA